From Halapricum desulfuricans, a single genomic window includes:
- the samp2 gene encoding ubiquitin-like small modifier protein SAMP2, protein MRVTVDVVGEGTHEVELGEDDTYVDLLEPLEYGRHEVSIVVEGQPVPEDQSVEVDHVRVLRLVQGG, encoded by the coding sequence ATGCGCGTCACCGTCGACGTCGTCGGCGAGGGGACCCACGAAGTCGAACTCGGCGAGGACGACACCTACGTGGACCTGCTGGAGCCGCTGGAGTACGGTCGCCACGAGGTCTCGATCGTCGTTGAGGGCCAGCCTGTCCCCGAGGACCAGTCCGTCGAAGTCGATCACGTCCGGGTGCTCCGGCTCGTTCAGGGCGGTTAG
- a CDS encoding winged helix-turn-helix transcriptional regulator → MSDKGVDESKRATLRRFAALGTAGSIARFAGGAEATDGDSDARDAIVGYLEATPGAHFSKVRDDLQLGTGETQHHLRQLIDTGTVESHEDGEYRRFFPADRFGAFEKTALSYLRRETARGMLIALLENPDATGGDLAEAVGVSRPTISKRASELETVGLLDRMDGYRVVNPETVLLLLVRYADSFDADATAFARDAASVVSYDPQP, encoded by the coding sequence ATGAGCGACAAGGGGGTCGACGAGAGCAAGCGGGCGACGCTGCGACGGTTCGCAGCACTCGGCACCGCGGGCTCGATCGCTCGCTTCGCGGGTGGGGCCGAAGCCACGGATGGCGATTCGGACGCTCGTGACGCCATCGTCGGGTATCTGGAGGCGACACCGGGCGCGCACTTCTCGAAGGTCCGTGACGATCTGCAACTGGGGACCGGCGAGACACAGCACCATCTCCGGCAGTTGATCGATACCGGCACAGTCGAGAGTCACGAAGATGGGGAGTACCGACGGTTTTTCCCTGCGGATCGGTTCGGCGCCTTCGAGAAGACCGCGCTATCGTATCTCAGGCGTGAGACCGCTCGCGGGATGCTGATCGCGCTTCTTGAAAACCCCGATGCGACCGGCGGTGACCTCGCAGAGGCCGTCGGAGTCTCCCGGCCGACGATCAGCAAGCGCGCGAGCGAACTCGAGACAGTTGGGCTTCTCGATCGAATGGACGGCTACCGGGTCGTGAACCCGGAGACAGTGCTGCTGTTGCTCGTTCGATACGCCGACTCGTTCGACGCGGACGCGACGGCGTTCGCTCGCGACGCCGCATCGGTCGTCAGTTACGATCCGCAGCCGTAG
- a CDS encoding replication factor C small subunit: MSEDQSQSRAGREEVWIEKYRPQTLSEVAGHEDIIERLQSYVDRNDLSHMLFSGPAGTGKTTSAMAIARELYGEDWQDNFLELNASDQRGIDVIRDRVKSFARTSFGGYEYRVIFLDEADALTSEAQSALRRTMEQFSNNVRFILSCNYSSQIIDPIQSRCAVFRFSPLGDAAIEEQIHRIAEAEGIEVTDDGVEALVYVAGGDMRKAINGLQAASVTGKVVDEDAVFEITSTARPEEITAMVEQALDGDFTAARSELDRLLTDQGIAGGDVLDQIHRSVWEFDIGDEAAVRILDRVGEADYRITEGANERIQLEALLASLALEE; the protein is encoded by the coding sequence ATGAGCGAAGACCAGTCCCAGTCGCGAGCGGGCCGGGAGGAGGTCTGGATCGAGAAATATCGCCCCCAGACTCTTTCGGAAGTCGCCGGCCACGAGGACATCATCGAGCGGCTGCAAAGTTACGTCGACCGAAACGACCTGAGCCACATGTTATTTTCAGGTCCTGCAGGTACGGGTAAAACTACCTCCGCGATGGCTATCGCCCGCGAACTGTACGGCGAGGACTGGCAGGACAACTTTCTGGAGTTGAACGCTTCCGACCAGCGCGGGATCGACGTCATCCGGGACCGCGTCAAGTCCTTCGCCCGGACTTCCTTTGGCGGGTACGAGTACCGGGTCATATTCCTCGACGAGGCCGACGCACTTACGTCCGAGGCACAGTCAGCGCTCCGCCGGACGATGGAGCAGTTCTCGAACAACGTCCGGTTCATCCTCTCGTGTAACTACTCCAGCCAGATTATCGATCCGATCCAGTCCCGCTGTGCTGTCTTCCGGTTCTCGCCGCTGGGTGATGCGGCAATCGAAGAGCAAATTCACCGGATCGCCGAGGCCGAGGGCATCGAAGTGACCGACGACGGCGTCGAAGCGCTCGTGTACGTCGCCGGCGGGGATATGCGCAAGGCGATCAACGGTCTGCAGGCCGCTTCCGTCACCGGCAAGGTCGTCGACGAGGACGCCGTCTTCGAGATCACCTCGACCGCCCGACCGGAGGAGATCACCGCGATGGTCGAGCAGGCCCTGGACGGGGATTTCACCGCCGCGCGCTCGGAACTCGATCGACTGTTGACCGATCAGGGCATCGCCGGCGGGGACGTGCTCGATCAGATCCACCGGTCTGTCTGGGAGTTCGACATCGGCGACGAGGCCGCGGTCCGGATCCTCGATCGTGTCGGCGAGGCCGATTATCGGATCACTGAAGGGGCGAACGAACGGATTCAGCTCGAAGCGCTGCTGGCGTCGCTGGCGCTGGAAGAGTGA
- a CDS encoding GNAT family N-acetyltransferase produces the protein MARVRPAEPTEIDTILTMLDAAVLETDRDVIRQSISDGRTLVAVEDHRILGTIVARPADPGVRIDAIAVRKRRQSQGIGTALVETLLDGHGRVVADFDERVRPFYESLGFDIRERKSGRLRGVRTV, from the coding sequence ATGGCCCGTGTGCGACCGGCGGAGCCGACGGAGATCGATACGATCCTCACGATGCTCGACGCTGCAGTCCTCGAAACCGACCGTGACGTGATTCGACAGAGCATCAGCGACGGGCGGACGCTCGTTGCCGTCGAAGACCACCGAATTCTCGGCACTATCGTCGCGCGTCCGGCAGATCCGGGTGTCCGTATCGACGCGATCGCCGTCCGCAAGCGCCGACAGAGCCAGGGAATCGGAACAGCCCTGGTCGAGACGCTGCTCGACGGTCATGGACGCGTCGTCGCCGACTTCGACGAGCGCGTGCGGCCGTTCTACGAGTCGCTGGGATTCGATATCCGCGAACGAAAATCAGGGCGCTTGCGTGGCGTCCGAACGGTCTAG
- a CDS encoding GNAT family N-acetyltransferase, with translation MYVRDAKNREEVWLLDRIEEMSLDETAFRSRDYVIAIDEETNEKAGFGRIRIHKGDDDPICELTSIGVLGAWRGQGVGAHVIERLVQKASDEDFSVVYSLTDQPEYLAQFGFEPVDAETLPGKLQDRLAEKRESIQPDAVPTRLRVDEFQVPSDRREAFKAADADVEEEPTESPEDFGIDPDEATYKYDTS, from the coding sequence ATGTACGTCCGGGACGCCAAGAACCGCGAAGAAGTCTGGCTGCTCGATCGGATCGAAGAGATGAGCCTGGACGAGACGGCCTTTCGATCGCGCGATTACGTCATCGCGATCGACGAGGAGACGAACGAGAAAGCCGGGTTCGGACGAATCCGGATCCACAAGGGTGACGACGACCCCATCTGTGAACTGACAAGCATTGGTGTCCTCGGAGCGTGGCGCGGCCAGGGCGTCGGCGCACACGTCATCGAGCGACTGGTCCAGAAAGCGAGCGACGAGGACTTTTCGGTCGTCTACTCGTTGACTGACCAGCCGGAGTATCTGGCTCAGTTCGGTTTCGAACCGGTCGACGCCGAGACACTCCCCGGGAAGTTACAGGATCGACTGGCCGAAAAGCGCGAGTCGATTCAGCCCGACGCCGTCCCGACCCGGCTGCGGGTCGATGAGTTCCAGGTACCGTCGGACCGCCGTGAGGCGTTCAAGGCGGCTGATGCGGACGTGGAGGAGGAACCGACCGAATCCCCCGAGGACTTCGGGATCGACCCGGACGAGGCGACGTACAAATACGACACCAGCTAG
- the alaS gene encoding alanine--tRNA ligase encodes MSDLTEEYRLDYFEEHGFQRTQCSECGDHFWTLDPDRETCGEPPCDEYSFLEDPGFDETLELDEMREAFLSYFEDRDHTRIDPYPVAANRWRDDVLLTQASIYDFQPLVTSGETPPPANPLAVSQPCIRMQDIDNVGKTGRHTMAFEMMAHHAFNAKEAVDDEYAYEGEVYWKEETVEYCMGLFEELGADLSDITLIEDPWVGGGNAGPAFEVIYKGAELATLVFMQFEQDPDGDYEMKDGNSYSEMDTYIVDTGYGLERWTWVSQGTPTVYEAVYPEMIEFLRDNAGVEYTDEQEAIVNDAARLSGNLDIDDVDDVEAARGDIAAELGVDVEELRELVEPLETIYAIADHSRTLAYMLGDGIVPSNVGSGYLARMVLRRTKRLADTVGVDAPLDELVDMQAERLGYSNRDTIRDMVRTEVEKYRETLERGGRKVRQLAEEYAESGDPIPVEELIELYDSHGIQPDMVEEIAAERGVDVETPDDFYALVADRHGGEDDEQAEESVPYEDRLAELPETDKLYYDDQQRTDFEAMVLEVFDRDDGQFDIVLDQTMFYPEGGGQPPDNGTISTDDVTADVTDTQTYDGVIVHTADTDPGKGEFVRGQIDATRRRRLMRHHTATHVVIHSARQVLGEHVRQAGAQKGTDSSRIDIRHYESITREQVREIEHRANDLVMDNAQVTQEWPDRHEAEEEYGFDLYQGGIPPGEQIRIVQVDEDVQACGGTHVARTGDVGTIKILGTERIQDGVIRITFAAGDAAIQATQDTEDALREAADVLDVSPREVPETAERFFEEWKQRGKDIEDLKEQLAEARASGGADAEEIEVAGTTAVIQRIDADMEELRAQANALVEQGRIAVLGSGADGATFVVAVPEDVEVNAGQVVGELAGRVGGGGGGPPDFAQGGGPDADALDDALEAAPEILQAVTASEE; translated from the coding sequence ATGAGCGACCTCACCGAGGAATACCGGCTCGACTATTTCGAGGAGCACGGGTTCCAGCGCACGCAGTGTTCGGAGTGTGGGGATCACTTCTGGACGCTCGATCCGGACCGAGAGACCTGCGGCGAGCCACCGTGTGACGAGTACAGTTTCCTCGAGGATCCCGGATTCGACGAAACGCTCGAACTGGACGAGATGCGCGAGGCGTTCCTCTCGTATTTCGAAGACCGGGATCACACGCGCATCGATCCGTACCCGGTCGCCGCCAACCGCTGGCGCGACGACGTCCTGTTGACCCAGGCGTCGATCTACGACTTCCAGCCGCTCGTGACCTCCGGGGAGACGCCGCCACCGGCGAATCCCCTCGCCGTCAGCCAGCCCTGTATTCGGATGCAGGACATCGATAACGTGGGCAAGACCGGCCGTCACACCATGGCCTTCGAGATGATGGCCCACCACGCGTTCAACGCCAAAGAGGCGGTCGACGACGAGTACGCCTACGAGGGGGAGGTCTACTGGAAGGAGGAGACCGTCGAGTACTGCATGGGCCTGTTCGAGGAACTCGGCGCGGACCTCTCGGACATCACACTTATCGAGGACCCGTGGGTGGGCGGGGGCAACGCCGGCCCGGCCTTCGAAGTCATCTACAAGGGCGCGGAACTGGCAACGCTCGTCTTCATGCAGTTCGAGCAGGATCCCGACGGCGACTACGAGATGAAAGACGGGAACTCCTACTCGGAGATGGACACCTACATCGTCGACACCGGATACGGCCTGGAGCGGTGGACCTGGGTCTCTCAGGGCACCCCGACGGTCTACGAGGCCGTCTATCCCGAGATGATCGAGTTCCTCCGGGACAACGCCGGCGTCGAGTACACCGACGAGCAGGAAGCGATCGTCAACGACGCTGCCCGCCTCTCCGGGAATCTCGACATCGACGACGTCGACGACGTCGAGGCCGCACGCGGCGACATCGCTGCTGAACTCGGTGTCGACGTCGAGGAGTTGCGCGAACTAGTCGAGCCGCTGGAGACGATCTATGCGATCGCCGATCACTCCCGGACGCTCGCGTACATGCTCGGTGACGGAATCGTTCCGAGCAACGTCGGCTCTGGGTATCTCGCCCGGATGGTGCTGCGCCGGACCAAGCGACTGGCCGACACCGTCGGCGTCGACGCGCCGCTGGACGAACTCGTGGACATGCAGGCCGAGCGCCTCGGCTACTCCAACCGCGATACGATCCGGGATATGGTCCGCACCGAGGTCGAGAAGTACCGCGAGACGCTTGAGCGCGGCGGCCGGAAGGTCCGCCAGTTGGCCGAGGAGTACGCCGAGTCCGGCGATCCGATCCCTGTCGAGGAGCTGATCGAGCTGTACGACTCTCACGGCATACAGCCGGACATGGTGGAGGAGATCGCCGCCGAGCGCGGTGTCGACGTCGAGACGCCGGACGACTTCTATGCGCTCGTCGCGGATCGTCACGGCGGCGAGGACGACGAGCAGGCCGAGGAGTCCGTCCCCTACGAGGACCGTCTCGCCGAACTGCCGGAGACGGACAAGCTCTACTACGACGATCAGCAGCGGACCGACTTCGAGGCGATGGTGCTGGAAGTGTTCGACCGTGACGACGGACAGTTCGATATCGTTCTCGATCAGACGATGTTCTATCCCGAAGGCGGCGGCCAGCCTCCGGACAACGGAACCATTTCGACCGACGATGTCACCGCGGACGTCACGGATACGCAGACCTACGACGGCGTGATCGTCCACACGGCTGACACTGACCCCGGGAAGGGAGAGTTCGTCCGCGGGCAGATCGACGCGACGCGTCGTCGTCGGCTCATGCGCCATCATACGGCGACGCACGTCGTCATCCACAGCGCTCGGCAGGTGCTGGGCGAGCACGTCCGTCAGGCCGGTGCCCAGAAGGGGACCGACTCCTCGCGGATCGACATCCGTCACTACGAATCGATCACCCGCGAGCAGGTCAGGGAGATCGAACACCGCGCCAACGATCTCGTCATGGACAACGCCCAGGTCACCCAGGAGTGGCCCGACCGCCACGAAGCCGAAGAGGAGTACGGCTTCGACCTCTACCAGGGCGGCATCCCGCCGGGCGAGCAGATCCGGATCGTCCAGGTCGACGAGGACGTCCAGGCCTGTGGGGGGACACACGTCGCCCGAACGGGTGACGTCGGAACGATCAAGATCCTCGGCACCGAGCGCATCCAGGACGGCGTCATCCGGATCACCTTTGCAGCCGGTGACGCCGCCATTCAGGCGACCCAGGACACCGAAGACGCCCTCCGCGAGGCAGCCGACGTGCTGGACGTCAGCCCCCGGGAAGTCCCCGAGACCGCCGAGCGGTTCTTCGAGGAGTGGAAACAGCGAGGCAAGGATATCGAGGACCTCAAAGAACAGCTCGCGGAGGCTCGCGCGAGCGGCGGTGCCGACGCCGAGGAGATCGAAGTCGCCGGCACCACCGCCGTGATCCAGCGGATCGATGCCGACATGGAAGAACTCCGGGCGCAGGCAAACGCGCTCGTCGAACAGGGACGGATCGCCGTCCTCGGCTCGGGTGCCGACGGCGCTACCTTCGTCGTCGCCGTGCCCGAGGACGTCGAGGTCAACGCCGGGCAGGTCGTCGGCGAACTCGCCGGACGGGTCGGCGGCGGCGGCGGTGGCCCGCCGGACTTCGCTCAGGGCGGCGGTCCGGACGCCGACGCGCTCGACGATGCGCTGGAAGCAGCCCCCGAGATCCTGCAGGCTGTGACTGCCTCAGAAGAGTAA
- a CDS encoding metal-dependent hydrolase: MFVGHALLAFGLATLVADWRGWSARRALTLGLVAGAFAAIPDADMIYTVVALDVSRLSADTLRQPSVFWDASRAIHRSITHSLLISLAAGPAFGAWAAGTSTSRGWLAVRAVASVILLSLIWAAWVYSGLAGAIVVGTFVAAGLVIARLARTRTDLSGLTIALVATAGLLSHPWGDLVTGDPPRLLYPLDLHVFEQTVLLHTDPTVHLLGAFALELAVIWLAALAIARVSGRPLRALFERRALIGAVYGVAAIVLTPPTLEVSYHFVFTILGLGLLVGVFSITANPVTRLLRQQSRLRRHSLARQDAGSLRRSWLTPVSIDLDRFLERYPSPFEAAFAALGGVTVALCSYGAVYVLVVG, translated from the coding sequence GTGTTCGTCGGACACGCACTGCTGGCGTTCGGCCTCGCGACGCTCGTCGCGGACTGGCGAGGCTGGTCGGCCCGTCGGGCGCTGACACTCGGTCTCGTTGCCGGTGCGTTCGCTGCTATTCCGGACGCTGACATGATATACACGGTCGTCGCCCTCGACGTCAGCCGGCTGAGCGCCGACACACTGCGCCAGCCGAGCGTCTTCTGGGACGCCAGTCGTGCCATCCACCGGTCGATTACGCATTCACTGCTCATCTCGCTCGCGGCTGGCCCCGCGTTCGGCGCCTGGGCTGCCGGTACGAGCACGTCTCGCGGGTGGCTCGCTGTTCGTGCGGTTGCGAGCGTCATCCTCCTGTCGCTGATCTGGGCGGCATGGGTCTACAGCGGTCTCGCCGGGGCGATCGTGGTTGGGACGTTCGTCGCCGCCGGACTGGTCATCGCCAGACTCGCCCGCACGCGGACGGATCTGTCTGGGCTGACGATCGCACTCGTCGCGACTGCCGGGCTGTTGTCCCATCCGTGGGGTGACCTGGTGACCGGCGATCCGCCGCGGCTGCTGTATCCGCTCGATCTGCACGTTTTCGAGCAGACGGTGTTGCTACACACCGATCCGACGGTCCACCTGCTCGGTGCGTTCGCACTCGAATTGGCCGTTATCTGGCTCGCGGCGCTCGCGATTGCACGCGTCTCCGGCCGGCCACTGAGGGCGCTGTTCGAACGCCGCGCCCTCATCGGAGCTGTATACGGGGTGGCCGCGATCGTTCTCACACCGCCGACGCTGGAGGTGTCGTATCACTTCGTGTTTACGATCCTGGGGCTCGGGCTACTCGTGGGCGTCTTTTCGATCACCGCGAACCCAGTGACCAGGCTCCTGAGACAGCAGTCTCGACTTCGCCGACACTCGCTCGCCCGTCAGGACGCTGGGTCGCTTCGGCGATCCTGGCTCACTCCCGTGTCGATAGACCTGGACCGGTTCCTCGAACGCTATCCGTCGCCGTTCGAAGCCGCGTTCGCCGCTCTCGGCGGCGTGACCGTTGCGTTGTGTAGCTACGGCGCGGTTTACGTACTCGTGGTCGGCTGA
- a CDS encoding anthranilate synthase component II: MREGGDGEVIVRRNDAIDIEGIRKLDPDAIVISPGPGTPEQAGVSMPIFEQLSIPTLGVCLGHQALCAAHGAPVSHAQDVVHGKPSTITHDGRGIFEGLPTAFEVGRYHSLAVERTALPGCLAETARTDDERSIVMAVRHESQPHVGVQFHPESILTDHGKQLLASFFREYA, translated from the coding sequence CTGCGAGAAGGCGGTGACGGCGAGGTGATCGTCCGGCGCAACGACGCTATCGATATCGAAGGGATCCGCAAACTCGATCCTGACGCGATTGTCATCTCGCCGGGACCGGGAACGCCCGAGCAGGCCGGCGTCTCGATGCCGATCTTCGAACAGCTGTCGATCCCGACGCTGGGCGTCTGTCTCGGGCATCAGGCGCTGTGTGCGGCACACGGTGCGCCAGTCAGCCACGCTCAAGATGTCGTCCACGGCAAGCCGTCGACGATCACACACGATGGACGGGGGATCTTCGAGGGGTTGCCAACGGCGTTCGAGGTGGGCCGGTATCACTCCCTGGCCGTCGAGCGAACGGCACTACCGGGCTGCCTGGCAGAAACAGCACGTACCGACGACGAGCGTTCGATCGTCATGGCCGTTCGTCACGAGTCACAACCGCACGTCGGGGTGCAGTTCCACCCCGAGAGCATCCTGACGGATCATGGAAAGCAGCTGCTCGCGTCGTTTTTCCGGGAATACGCGTGA
- a CDS encoding phosphoglucomutase/phosphomannomutase family protein, whose protein sequence is MGTDADAIEFGTDGWRATLDVFTKPRVRMVGQAVATYLEDGPVAVGYDARDSSRGFAEELARTLAGNGIEVLLSDRDCPTPVVGWTVRDRDLAGALMVTASHNPPNYNGVKFIPGEGAPALPDVTDQLVELLAEPDPVPESEYGAVTETDLVEPYLEHALEFVDTDLTGLTVAYDAMHGSGRDVTGDLLERAGADVIELRCELDPEFGGTSPEPEADRLHDLIQEVTEGEADLGIANDGDADRISVVTPEEGFLDPSLQYAVLYEYLLENGSGPAVRTVSTSSIIDKVAREHGEEVVETAVGFKWVAQAMKDHDALMGGEESGGFGITSHLRNKDGVLIALLAAAAEAEQPIDDRIAAIHDEHGHVFQDRISVACPDERKESVLEELDGALPEEVAGATVADVNTVDGFKITFEDDNWLLVRPSGTEPKLRVYAEADSPERVEELLDAGRDLVEPLV, encoded by the coding sequence ATGGGAACTGACGCTGACGCCATCGAGTTCGGCACCGACGGCTGGCGAGCGACGCTGGACGTGTTCACGAAACCACGCGTTCGGATGGTCGGACAGGCAGTTGCGACGTATCTCGAAGACGGCCCCGTCGCGGTCGGCTACGACGCCCGTGACAGCTCGCGAGGGTTCGCCGAGGAACTCGCTCGGACGCTGGCCGGCAACGGCATCGAGGTGCTGTTGAGCGACCGCGACTGCCCGACACCAGTCGTCGGCTGGACCGTCCGCGACCGTGATCTGGCGGGCGCGCTGATGGTCACCGCAAGCCACAATCCGCCGAACTACAACGGGGTCAAGTTCATCCCCGGGGAAGGCGCACCGGCGCTGCCCGACGTGACCGACCAACTAGTGGAGTTGCTCGCCGAACCCGATCCGGTCCCGGAGTCGGAATACGGGGCCGTTACCGAGACCGATCTCGTCGAGCCGTATCTCGAACACGCCCTGGAATTCGTCGACACCGATCTCACGGGACTGACCGTCGCGTACGACGCCATGCACGGCAGTGGCCGCGACGTGACCGGCGATCTCCTGGAGCGGGCCGGCGCGGACGTGATCGAACTTCGCTGTGAGCTCGATCCGGAGTTCGGCGGCACATCCCCGGAGCCGGAGGCCGATCGCCTGCACGACCTCATCCAGGAGGTCACCGAGGGCGAGGCCGACCTGGGGATCGCCAACGACGGCGACGCCGACCGGATCAGCGTCGTTACCCCCGAGGAAGGATTCCTCGACCCGAGCCTTCAGTACGCCGTCCTCTACGAATACCTCCTCGAGAACGGATCAGGGCCCGCCGTCCGGACGGTCTCGACGTCGAGTATCATCGACAAGGTCGCCCGTGAACACGGCGAGGAAGTCGTCGAGACCGCAGTCGGGTTCAAGTGGGTCGCCCAGGCGATGAAAGACCACGACGCCCTCATGGGCGGCGAGGAGTCGGGCGGGTTCGGTATCACGAGCCACCTCCGGAACAAGGACGGCGTCCTGATCGCGCTGCTCGCGGCCGCCGCCGAGGCCGAGCAGCCGATCGACGACCGGATCGCTGCCATCCACGACGAACACGGACACGTCTTCCAGGATCGCATCAGCGTCGCCTGCCCCGACGAGCGCAAGGAGAGCGTTCTCGAAGAGCTCGACGGCGCCCTTCCCGAGGAAGTCGCCGGTGCGACGGTCGCGGACGTCAACACCGTCGACGGGTTCAAGATCACCTTCGAGGACGACAACTGGCTGCTCGTCCGCCCCAGCGGCACCGAGCCGAAACTCCGGGTCTACGCCGAAGCCGACAGCCCCGAACGGGTCGAAGAACTGCTCGACGCCGGCCGGGATCTGGTCGAACCGCTCGTCTAG
- a CDS encoding methyl-accepting chemotaxis protein, with protein sequence MFSADDSTLWRHAFETLVDELPEAAFVVDSGGTITRWNETVSELLGVPATQAVGMNAYDLFGTDDQSETLAEEVIRTGEPVREESFRSAEDASGQTVHARAIAVPITSPDGSVVGAVELLLDVTDVVDQREQLHELQTEFSDRVDESVVELRESAGNVADRSQEISGLADEQADDLGAVQAEVSQFSATIEEIASSAEEVSSRSSEATDLAVESAETATEMTGRVESVVDESESAAADVSRLSERIDEIEEFVAVIDDIADQTNMLALNANIEAARSEGNNDGFAVVADEIKELADESKEHADQVEATVQEVHEMATDSAESVQRTRDAIGELQSALEDIIDNQQSIRTAIEDTDEGVTEIASATDDQAASAEEIASMVDEIADRADEVAGTVEEIAAANEQQHGRIRDLESDVDSVETQLQTVMESGSGQ encoded by the coding sequence ATGTTTTCTGCGGACGATTCGACACTGTGGCGGCATGCGTTCGAGACGCTCGTCGACGAACTTCCGGAGGCCGCATTCGTCGTCGACTCCGGCGGAACGATCACCCGGTGGAACGAGACGGTCAGTGAACTTCTCGGCGTCCCTGCCACCCAGGCGGTCGGAATGAACGCCTACGACCTGTTCGGGACGGACGATCAGTCAGAGACGCTCGCAGAGGAAGTCATCAGAACCGGCGAACCCGTCCGCGAGGAATCGTTCCGGTCGGCCGAGGACGCGAGCGGACAGACCGTCCACGCACGGGCGATCGCAGTCCCGATCACGTCGCCTGACGGCTCGGTCGTTGGCGCAGTCGAGTTGCTATTGGACGTGACTGATGTCGTCGATCAGCGCGAGCAATTGCACGAGTTGCAGACGGAGTTCTCCGACCGCGTCGACGAGTCCGTCGTGGAACTCCGTGAATCCGCTGGCAACGTCGCCGATCGGTCCCAGGAGATCAGCGGCCTCGCCGACGAGCAGGCCGACGACCTCGGTGCTGTCCAGGCGGAAGTGTCACAGTTCAGCGCGACGATCGAGGAGATCGCGTCCAGCGCTGAGGAGGTCAGTTCCCGGAGCAGCGAGGCGACCGATCTGGCCGTCGAGTCCGCCGAGACGGCAACAGAGATGACCGGCCGGGTCGAGTCAGTCGTCGATGAGTCCGAGTCGGCAGCCGCGGACGTCAGTCGACTCAGTGAACGTATCGACGAGATCGAGGAGTTCGTCGCCGTGATCGACGATATCGCCGATCAGACGAACATGCTGGCACTGAACGCCAACATTGAGGCCGCCCGTAGCGAGGGGAACAACGACGGCTTTGCGGTCGTTGCCGACGAGATCAAAGAGCTCGCAGACGAGTCGAAAGAGCACGCCGATCAGGTCGAAGCCACGGTACAGGAAGTCCACGAGATGGCCACCGACTCCGCCGAGAGCGTCCAGCGGACGCGGGACGCGATCGGGGAACTCCAGTCGGCACTCGAAGATATCATTGACAACCAGCAGTCGATCCGAACAGCGATCGAGGACACCGACGAGGGTGTGACGGAGATCGCCAGCGCGACTGACGACCAGGCGGCCAGTGCCGAGGAGATCGCCAGCATGGTCGACGAGATCGCCGACAGAGCGGACGAAGTCGCCGGGACTGTCGAAGAGATCGCGGCGGCAAACGAACAGCAACACGGCCGGATCCGCGACCTCGAATCGGACGTCGATAGCGTCGAGACACAGCTTCAGACCGTGATGGAAAGCGGCTCCGGACAGTAG